In a genomic window of Gigantopelta aegis isolate Gae_Host chromosome 9, Gae_host_genome, whole genome shotgun sequence:
- the LOC121382023 gene encoding uncharacterized protein LOC121382023 isoform X1, translating to MEEMVSGIFLNTSNKVSELIVATYVCKMIQPGVIVIAFILCVFPSGSGAGPTSHCPPSQYFNRALLACMECSKCPINQIIRKPCLKNRDTICGPFKEFNRFHQTPEDGKLSPEYTHERKHKSRGNGSKHHKHHHHDHPAGGTVSIATPKAPEISRATVVDMTSLKTTETQWRTLALGLIGILCLVSVCLLVFVFAVYYIRVRRGAEEKLEFNSGVLRQEDTYVRIEPWLPEEYISSKGRSPTERGKTCFYPGSYNETGNYISSNRDSQHISSMVLQTFLLDNTEDEFKVVPDFEDSSLDHVNMN from the exons ATGGAGGAAATGGTTTCGGGTATATTTCTGAATACTTCAAACAAAGTATCAGAGCTGATCGTTGCAA ccTACGTTTGCAAAATGATCCAGCCAGGTGTCATCGTCATTGCATTTATTTTGTGCGTGTTTCCCTCCGGCTCGGGAGCGGGCCCTACCAGTCACTGCCCTCCTTCCCAGTACTTCAACAGAGCTCTTCTTGCGTGCATGGAGTGTTCGAAATGTCCCATCAACCAAATAATTCGCAAGCCATGCCTAAAGAACAGGGATACAATATGCGGACCATTCAAAGAATTCAACAGATTCCATCAAACACCAGAGGACGGGAAACTCTCCCCTGAATACACACACGAAAGAAAGCACAAATCTCGTGGTAACGGGTCGAAACACcataaacatcatcatcacGACCATCCAGCTGGCGGCACTGTTTCCATAGCTACTCCGAAAGCACCCGAGATTTCCCGAGCCACCGTCGTggacatgacgtcattaaaaaCGACGGAAACTCAGTGGCGCACTCTGGCGCTGGGATTGATCGGAATCTTGTGTCTGGTGTCCGTCTGTCTGCTGGTCTTTGTGTTCGCCGTCTACTACATACGAGTTAGACGAGGAGCTGAGGAGAAGCTGGAGTTTAATTCTG GTGTTCTGCGACAAGAGGACACGTACGTTCGGATAGAGCCTTGGCTACCCGAGGAGTACATCTCATCAAAGGGCAGGTCACCAACAGAGCGAGGAAAGACATGTTTTTATCCCGGAAGTTACAATGAAACCGGAAATTATATTTCATCCAATCGAGACTCACAGCACATATCGTCCATGGTTTTACAGACTTTCTTATTGGACAATACCGAAGATGAATTCAAAGTTGTCCCAGATTTCGAAGACTCTTCTTTAGATCACGTGAATATGAACTGA
- the LOC121382023 gene encoding uncharacterized protein LOC121382023 isoform X2 — translation MVVSERTAYVCKMIQPGVIVIAFILCVFPSGSGAGPTSHCPPSQYFNRALLACMECSKCPINQIIRKPCLKNRDTICGPFKEFNRFHQTPEDGKLSPEYTHERKHKSRGNGSKHHKHHHHDHPAGGTVSIATPKAPEISRATVVDMTSLKTTETQWRTLALGLIGILCLVSVCLLVFVFAVYYIRVRRGAEEKLEFNSGVLRQEDTYVRIEPWLPEEYISSKGRSPTERGKTCFYPGSYNETGNYISSNRDSQHISSMVLQTFLLDNTEDEFKVVPDFEDSSLDHVNMN, via the exons ATGGTTGTTTCCGAGCGAACAG ccTACGTTTGCAAAATGATCCAGCCAGGTGTCATCGTCATTGCATTTATTTTGTGCGTGTTTCCCTCCGGCTCGGGAGCGGGCCCTACCAGTCACTGCCCTCCTTCCCAGTACTTCAACAGAGCTCTTCTTGCGTGCATGGAGTGTTCGAAATGTCCCATCAACCAAATAATTCGCAAGCCATGCCTAAAGAACAGGGATACAATATGCGGACCATTCAAAGAATTCAACAGATTCCATCAAACACCAGAGGACGGGAAACTCTCCCCTGAATACACACACGAAAGAAAGCACAAATCTCGTGGTAACGGGTCGAAACACcataaacatcatcatcacGACCATCCAGCTGGCGGCACTGTTTCCATAGCTACTCCGAAAGCACCCGAGATTTCCCGAGCCACCGTCGTggacatgacgtcattaaaaaCGACGGAAACTCAGTGGCGCACTCTGGCGCTGGGATTGATCGGAATCTTGTGTCTGGTGTCCGTCTGTCTGCTGGTCTTTGTGTTCGCCGTCTACTACATACGAGTTAGACGAGGAGCTGAGGAGAAGCTGGAGTTTAATTCTG GTGTTCTGCGACAAGAGGACACGTACGTTCGGATAGAGCCTTGGCTACCCGAGGAGTACATCTCATCAAAGGGCAGGTCACCAACAGAGCGAGGAAAGACATGTTTTTATCCCGGAAGTTACAATGAAACCGGAAATTATATTTCATCCAATCGAGACTCACAGCACATATCGTCCATGGTTTTACAGACTTTCTTATTGGACAATACCGAAGATGAATTCAAAGTTGTCCCAGATTTCGAAGACTCTTCTTTAGATCACGTGAATATGAACTGA